A region of Dioscorea cayenensis subsp. rotundata cultivar TDr96_F1 chromosome 5, TDr96_F1_v2_PseudoChromosome.rev07_lg8_w22 25.fasta, whole genome shotgun sequence DNA encodes the following proteins:
- the LOC120262222 gene encoding uncharacterized protein LOC120262222: MAMLSFSRSYILFFVLFLLITTSSLILLRVQAENRNGNKDIDHGNNKESFGKQRGEEGKEQEPALVERAIGITGFTNRWDSIRNWFKLAWLNLRPPDSGRSMSGSSASDVMKEAATRSFETSKGAMEQAASSAANLAGEAVEKTKEKVKRTVSMPHDAEL; encoded by the exons atggcCATGTTATCATTCTCACGCTCTTACATCCTATTCTTTGTATTATTCCTTTTGATCACCACCTCCTCTCTTATCTTACTCCGGGTGCAAGCAGAGAATAGGAATGGGAACAAGGATATTGATCATGGGAATAATAAGGAGTCTTTTGGGAAACAAAGAGGAGAAGAGGGGAAAGAACAGGAGCCAGCGTTGGTGGAACGAGCCATTGGGATCACTGGCTTCACCAATCGTTGGGATTCTATTCGGAATTGGTTTAAACTAGCATGGTTGAACCTTAGGCCTCCTGATTCTGG gaGGAGCATGAGTGGTTCAAGTGCGAGTGATGTGATGAAAGAGGCAGCGACAAGGAGTTTTGAGACAAGCAAAGGAGCGATGGAGCAAGCAGCCTCATCAGCGGCTAATTTGGCAGGTGAGGCTGTGGAGAAAACCAAGGAGAAAGTCAAGAGGACTGTATCCATGCCTCACGATGCTGAATTGTGA
- the LOC120260223 gene encoding uncharacterized protein LOC120260223 → MAECFVFLTRHSSIRRLVGYQQLEEDCSASSEVKVVVGKEKREFYVDPFVLEKDPFRVLMEMVRIDCDKERKDVIFVDVDLNMKEIIEFYAQDF, encoded by the exons ATGGCTGAATGCTTTGTTTTTCTCACTAGACATTCTTCAATCCGGAGACTTGTAGGTTATCAACAGCTTGAAGAGGATTGTTCAGCTTCTTCGGAGGTGAAAGTGGTGGTAGGGAAGGAGAAGAGAGAGTTTTATGTTGATCCTTTTGTTCTTGAAAAAGATCCTTTTAGAGTTTTGATGGAGATGGTGAGGATTGATTGTGACAAGGAGAGGAAGGATGTTATCTTTGTGGATGTGGAT CTTAATATGAAGGAGATCATTGAGTTTTATGCTCAagatttctaa
- the LOC120260509 gene encoding pentatricopeptide repeat-containing protein At4g39530 gives MKQRLFDLLQSCIAGKAHHIHLQAIHALSITSGFQSDVFVANVLLSGYSKSGQIRHARKLFDGMPQRNLISWSTMISCYTQHCHSEEAFSLFSCLRRCFSESPNEFILASVLRACVQSSSIGRGSQVHGLTVKMGFSTDVFVGTSLINFYSRVACLEDAVFVFDDLPFRNSVTYTAIITGYSLIGRSDKSLHLFNRMREEGVMPDRFVLSSVISACADVQFLEGGKQIHGYAYRSGAEVDISVSNALIDLYCKCSRVKTACRLFDSLVVKNLVSWTTMIAGYMQNSLDEEAMGMFFRMSRLEFRPDGFACTSVLSSCGSLMALRQGKQVHGYAIKANLENDEYVKNGLIDMYAKCNSLVDARLVFDVMSDKNTISYNAMIEGYARNDELLEVFSLFKRMRLESLRPSLLTYVSLLGASAASSAVELSKQVHSLVIKIGFSLELYIGSALVDVYSKCSRVDDARRVFDEMNERDLVVWNAMISGYAQNGLGEEAVKLFHLLCLSGLKPTDFTFVALVTASSNLTSLFLGSQFHVHIIKAGVEFDPHISNALVDMYAKCGCIQEAHFLFNTMCGRDIVCWNSMISTCAQHGYAEEALQIFHQMISKKIEPNYITFVGALSACSHVGLVEEGLSYFYSMKHDFGIEPGMEHYASVVSLLGRAGRLHEAKEFIEEMPIEPTAIVWRSFLSACRMFGDVELGNYGAMMATATNLRDSGPYVLLSNIYASKGMWVDAEKIRKGMDQIGVVKEPGYSWIEVMKEVHVFIARGREHIQTDKIYSVLDGLTQLIQDIGYIPETYIPVNKT, from the coding sequence ATGAAGCAGAGACTCTTCGATCTTTTGCAGTCATGTATCGCCGGCAAAGCTCACCATATCCATCTCCAAGCAATCCATGCCCTGTCCATCACCTCTGGCTTCCAATCAGATGTCTTCGTAGCAAACGTTCTCCTCTCAGGGTACTCGAAATCCGGTCAAATTCGCCATGCGCGGAAGTTGTTCGACGGAATGCCTCAACGAAACCTCATCTCTTGGTCCACGATGATCTCTTGCTACACCCAGCATTGTCACTCAGAAGAGGCTTTCTCTCTGTTTTCTTGCCTCCGGAGATGCTTTTCGGAGAGCCCGAATGAGTTCATTCTCGCCAGTGTCCTGCGTGCGTGCGTGCAATCAAGCAGCATTGGTCGGGGATCCCAAGTTCATGGTCTCACTGTGAAGATGGGTTTTAGCACTGATGTCTTTGTAGGCACATCTTTGATTAACTTTTACTCTAGGGTTGCTTGCTTGGAGGATGCAGTGTTTGTGTTTGATGATTTGCCTTTCAGGAATTCGGTCACATATACAGCGATAATCACCGGTTACTCACTGATTGGTAGGAGTGACAAGTCACTTCATCTGTTTAATCGGATGAGGGAGGAGGGAGTGATGCCTGATCGATTTGTTCTTTCGAGTGTTATAAGTGCTTGCGCTGATGTTCAATTCCTCGAAGGTGGTAAGCAAATACATGGCTATGCGTATAGAAGTGGAGCTGAGGTGGATATCTCAGTGAGTAATGCGCTTATTGATTTATATTGCAAATGCTCTAGGGTGAAGACTGCATGCAGACTATTTGACTCGTTGGTGGTGAAGAACCTTGTGTCATGGACCACAATGATCGCTGGCTACATGCAGAATTCCCTAGACGAGGAAGCCATGGGCATGTTTTTTAGGATGAGCCGGTTGGAATTCCGTCCAGATGGATTTGCTTGCACGAGTGTCTTAAGTTCATGTGGTTCTTTAATGGCATTGCGACAAGGAAAGCAAGTCCATGGATATGCCATCAAAGCTAATTTGGAGAATGATGAGTATGTGAAGAATGGTTTGATTGATATGTATGCCAAATGCAATTCTTTGGTTGATGCAAGACTTGTTTTTGATGTTATGAGTGATAAGAATACAATATCATACAATGCCATGATTGAAGGATATGCAAGGAATGATGAACTTTTGGAAGTGTTCAGTTTGTTCAAGAGGATGAGACTTGAATCACTGCGCCCAAGCCTTTTGACTTATGTTAGCCTCCTCGGAGCATCAGCAGCTTCGTCTGCTGTAGAATTGAGCAAACAAGTTCACAGTCTTGTCATTAAAATTGGTTTCTCATTGGAGTTGTACATTGGGAGTGCATTGGTTGATGTATACTCAAAATGTTCAAGGGTTGATGATGCAAGGAGAGTGTTTGATGAGATGAATGAAAGGGATCTTGTTGTTTGGAATGCTATGATTTCTGGGTATGCCCAAAATGGTCTAGGTGAAGAGGCTGTTAAACTCTTCCACCTGTTGTGCCTTTCTGGTCTGAAACCTACTGACTTCACCTTTGTTGCTCTTGTTACCGCATCAAGTAATCTCACCAGTTTATTCCTTGGGTCTCAGTTCCATGTACACATAATAAAAGCAGGTGTTGAGTTCGATCCTCATATTTCAAATGCTTTAGTAGACATGTATGCCAAATGTGGTTGCATACAAGAAGCTCATTTTCTATTTAATACGATGTGTGGAAGGGACATCGTGTGTTGGAATTCAATGATTTCAACATGTGCACAGCATGGGTATGCTGAGGAAGCCCTCCAAATATTCCATCAGATGATAAGCAAGAAAATTGAACCAAACTACATAACATTTGTTGGTGCCCTTTCAGCATGCAGTCATGTGGGGCTTGTGGAGGAAGGACTGAGCTACTTCTATTCAATGAAACATGACTTTGGAATTGAACCAGGCATGGAACATTATGCTTCAGTTGTTAGCCTGTTAGGCCGAGCAGGGAGGTTGCACGAGGCTAAGGAATTTATTGAGGAAATGCCAATTGAACCAACGGCAATCGTATGGAGGAGCTTCCTCAGTGCATGTAGAATGTTTGGTGATGTTGAATTGGGAAATTATGGAGCTATGATGGCAACCGCAACCAATTTAAGAGATAGTGGTCCGTATGTCTTATTATCAAACATATATGCTTCCAAGGGAATGTGGGTTGATGCAGAAAAAATTAGGAAGGGAATGGATCAAATTGGGGTGGTTAAGGAGCCAGGGTATAGCTGGATTGAAGTGATGAAAGAAGTTCATGTTTTTATTGCCAGAGGCAGAGAACACATACAGACAGATAAGATTTATTCAGTGTTGGATGGATTGACTCAGTTGATCCAAGACATTGGTTATATACCTGAAACTTACATTCCTGTCAATAAAACATAA
- the LOC120261669 gene encoding developmentally-regulated G-protein 3 — protein MATIMQKIKDIEDEMARTQKNKATAHHLGLLKAKLAKLRRDLLAPPSKGGGGAAGEGFDVTKSGDARVGLVGFPSVGKSTLLNKLTGTFSEVASYEFTTLTCIPGVIGYRGAKIQLLDLPGIIEGAKDGKGRGRQVISTARTCNCILIVLDAIKPITHKRLIEKELEGFGIRLNKEPPNLTFRKKDKGGINFTSTVTNTNLDLETVKAICSEYRIHNADISLRYDATADDLIDVIEGSRIYMPCIYAVNKIDQITLEELEILDKLPHYCPVSAHLEWNLDGLLEKIWEYLDLTRIYTKPKGMNPDYEDPVILSSKRRTVEDFCNRIHKDMLKQFKYALVWGSSVKHKPQRVGKEHELEDEDVVQIIKKI, from the exons GCTAAACTTGCAAAGTTACGTCGGGATCTCCTTGCACCTCCATCAAAGGGAGGTGGTGGTGCTGCTGGTGAAGGCTTTGATGTTACTAAAAGTGGAGATGCTCGAGTTGGTTTAGTGGGGTTTCCTTCTGTTGGAAAGTCAACACTTCTTAATAAGCTAACAGGCACTTTTTCTGAG GTTGCTTCGTATGAGTTTACCACATTGACATGTATTCCTGGTGTGATCGGTTACAGAGGTGCTAAAATCCAG TTGTTGGATCTACCTGGTATCATTGAAGGTGCAAAAGATGGGAAGGGTAGGGGGAGGcag GTAATTAGCACTGCTAGAACATGCAATTGCATTTTAATTGTTCTTGATGCAATAAAGCCTATAACCCACAAGCGACTTATTGAAAAAGAACTGGAGGGCTTTGGCATAAG GTTAAATAAAGAACCACCAAATTTGACCTTCAGGAAGAAAGACAAAGGTGGTATTAATTTCACATCAACAGTGACAAACACAAACTTGGACCTGGAAACAGTGAAAGCAATTTGTAGTGAATACAGGATACACAATGCTGATATTTCTCTTAGATACGATGCCACTGCTGATGACCTTATAGATGTTATTGAAGGGAGTAGAATATATATGCCTTGCATCTATGCTGTGAACAAGATTGACCAAATAACACTCGAGGAACTTGAGATTCTAGACAAGCTTCCTCACTACTGTCCTGTCAG TGCTCACTTGGAATGGAATCTTGATGGACTGCTAGAAAAGATATGGGAATATCTTGATCTAACACGCATATATACAAAACCAAAAGGAATGAACCCTGATTACGAGGATCCTGTTATCCTCTCATCCAAGAGGAGAACAGTTGAGGACTTCTGCAACAGAATCCATAAGGACATGCTCAAACAatttaaata TGCCCTGGTTTGGGGTTCCAGTGTGAAACATAAGCCCCAAAGAGTTGGCAAG GAACATGAgcttgaagatgaagatgtagTTCAGATCATAAAGAAGATTTGA